A stretch of the Glycine soja cultivar W05 chromosome 13, ASM419377v2, whole genome shotgun sequence genome encodes the following:
- the LOC114382730 gene encoding 60S ribosomal protein L10a-like: MSKLQSDALREAISGIMADSKEKNRKFVETIELQIGLKNYDPQKDKRFSGSVKLPHIPRPKMKICMLGDAQHVEEAEKIGLDWMDVEALKKLNKNKKLVKKLAKKYHAFLASEAVIKQIPRLLGPGLNKAGKFPTLVTHQETLESKVNESKAMVKFQLKKVLCMGVAVGNVSMEEKQIFQNVQLSVNFLVSLLKKNWQNVRCLYLKSTMGKCYRVF; encoded by the exons ATGAG TAAGCTTCAGAGTGATGCTTTGCGTGAAGCCATCTCAGGAATCATGGCCGATTCCAAGGAGAAGAATCGCAAATTTGTGGAGACCATCGAACTCCAAATCGGTTTGAAGAACTACGATCCACAGAAGGACAAGCGTTTCAGTGGCTCCGTCAAGTTGCCCCACATCCCTCGCCCCAAGATGAAAATTTGCATGCTTGGTGATGCTCAGCATGTTGAAGAG GCAGAGAAGATAGGACTGGACTGGATGGATGTAGAAGCCTTGAAAAAgctaaacaaaaataagaagttGGTGAAGAAGCTAGCTAAAAAATACCATGCTTTTTTAGCATCTGAAGCAGTCATTAAGCAGATTCCTCGTCTTTTGGGTCCTGGTCTCAACAAAGCAG GAAAGTTCCCTACACTTGTTACTCACCAGGAAACTCTTGAGTCAAAGGTTAATGAGTCTAAGGCCATGGTTAAATTTCAACTTAAGAAAGTGCTCTGCATGGGAGTAGCTGTGGGCAATGTTAGTATGGAGGAAAAGCAAATCTTCCAAAATGTTCAACTGAGTGTTAACTTCCTTGTCTCTTTGTTGAAAAAGAACTGGCAAAAT GTTAGGTGCTTGTATCTGAAGAGTACAATGGGGAAATGTTACCGTGTCTTTTGa